A single window of Flavobacterium sp. 140616W15 DNA harbors:
- a CDS encoding endonuclease V — protein sequence MILAIDVHYKENIAKIVAILFNWQDETPQNIIVEQIASIEEYISGEFYKRELPCIESILKKVNLDEIKTIIIDGHVYVDNNREFGLGGYTWESLSKEISVIGVAKSSFFRNKNTVKEVFRGESKKPLYVSSIGINLDIAASFIKNMHGAFRIPTLLKELDRITKE from the coding sequence GTAGCTATTTTGTTTAATTGGCAAGATGAAACTCCTCAAAACATAATTGTCGAGCAAATTGCTAGCATAGAGGAATATATTTCAGGTGAATTTTACAAAAGAGAATTACCTTGTATTGAGAGCATTCTTAAAAAGGTTAATTTAGATGAAATCAAAACCATTATAATTGATGGACATGTATATGTTGACAATAATAGGGAGTTCGGATTGGGTGGTTATACTTGGGAAAGCTTAAGTAAAGAAATCTCTGTTATCGGTGTTGCAAAATCTTCATTTTTTAGAAATAAAAATACCGTAAAAGAAGTGTTCAGAGGTGAAAGTAAAAAACCTCTTTATGTTTCATCAATAGGCATTAATTTAGATATTGCGGCTTCCTTTATAAAAAACATGCATGGTGCATTTAGAATTCCTACTCTTTTAAAAGAACTCGACAGAATTACAAAAGAATAA